GTTGAGGGAACACTTTGACTTCATTAAACCCTTATATGTACAAAATTGTTGGTGATGAAAGTGAGAGTATATGAAGCACCGTGATTGTACCAAATAAGAAATACTTACCAAATATAACAGGAGGGTTAGTCCCAACATTAACAGTGCTTGTCTATTCTCCTCCAAATTAGGCAGCCCGGGCGCTCATGGTGCTCTCCTGCATCACCTCAGTCCTGGCATCTGTAGTGTCTGCGATGGGGATGAAATGTACCCGCTTTGCCCGTGGCTCGTTGATCAAGTCTCCGTTGGCGATGAGTGGGGGgatttgtttcctctgtgctgGTCTTCTCTGCCTGGTCACAGTGTCCTGGACCACCAACGATGTCATAATGGAATTCTACGACCCCTTCCTTCCCAGCGGGATGAAATATGAGATCGGCCTGGCCGTATACCTCGGCTACGCCTCGGCCTGCCTCAGCCTGAGCGGAGGACTGGTGCTGTGCTGGAGCAGTAGGGGTGCCACGTCACAGAGTCCCCCCCATACGCAGAGGAATCAACCATCATCACCTCCCCCTTGCTTCTACAACATATATACCCCTGCTCCACTCTACAAGCCCCCAGAGGCGCTAAAGGACAATCACGCTCCCTCACTTTGCTCCCTTTCCAGCAGCGGCTACAGGCTCAATAACTATGTCTAAAACTGGGGGAGACACTAACATGGTAACTGTGAGGCTACAAGATCTGCGTATGAATGAAACTGATACTGAACGGTTCAAAACAGTCAATTGACCACATCTCCAACTTATTTTTAATACCTCTCCAAGTATTTGCACCTCCTCCATACCCATAAAACAAGAtggaaaagggaaaaggaagaaCCAGTGTCCTACAATCCTATATTTGACCAAATATCAGTTGCCATATTTGAAAGGATATCACGACTTGACAAACTCCCAAACCCCTTGCTTCAAACTTCATTGTGATCAGATCTTAGGTTACATTATGGTGGTTCCTAGCAAAACTGGGaaccactgtgtgtgtaagagaagtgagaaaataaaacctgcTGCTACGTACCTGAAGGACCAGAAGATGGCAACATTTTCCTGAAAATAGTCACAGAAGCGACTGCATGAATCAGTTTCCACACTCTCATTGTATCACTCATGTTAATAAATGACCAGTTGTTCTGTCACATCCTTATTGGAGAACACTTTTTAGCTGGGATTAACTCTTTGAAAATGACAATACAAATGCACCGTTACttttataaacaaacatattgtaCTTAATATCTGTAGTCACTGTCTATAAATCATTTTCAAGTTGACAAAAATATACGATTAATGCATTTctaatcatttaaatataattgatataataaaaatactttataaATGCTCAAAAATTGTTGTCTTCACTGGCCCTAGTAGATATGTTGACTTTTCAAAGTAGCAACACAGCTCTGACTTATAACAGTAGTTGATGGCTATTAACAGTATTAGCTCCACCTGTTCCTTACCTGctttgacaagtcaaaatacGGAAAGAGGCCTTTTGAAAATCTGTGAGGATGAGGTGGCTACGTGCTTCTATTTGACCTAAAATACAGAGATGACTGGCATCAAAACTGGACTGTTAACAGTTTAACACAAAGGAAACCCTGCAGTGGTTAAGTGCACCAGACTTGCTGGTGGTCAGTTTATATCCTCAATATATGCTGCAAAGTGTGTCTTGTCTCATATCCCTCACACAGACTTGAGTAAAACTTGAAAAGGCCACTAGATGGCGACAAATGTATTTGAGAAGGTAGCCTTCAGTAAGAGCCAGCTGTCTTGTATTCACTTAGATATAGCATAAGCTATCTATTGGTTGACATTTAGCACCCCTAAGAATAGAGCTAACATACAGTCTGAGTCGTTAAACCATATGTGTGAAATGGAAATGATTATCACCAGGTGGCTGCTTAATATGAAGTTACTCCTCTGAAGCTCTCCAGGCTGTCTGCCTATAACTACCTGTAACACTGTGGCTTATTTGTTAGAAAACTCTCCAATTATAGCTGCCCTGTCTGGCAGCCTGtcagccgcacacacacacacacacacacacacacactcaattaGAGGACATGTCACAATTCAAGTCCCTTTTCTCATTTCCAGCAGTCGGACGAGTCAACATCTTCGTTTACATCAAGGAGCAAAATgactatatatatttatggtgaagaatgaaaaatgaatttattttgaaattcaagaaagaaaactgcTTGTTATACTATTTCCCATGGGAACCATACTGTTAAAGGTATGACACTGAGTgagtaaaatgtaattatattttcaaatgGCAACATACCAAAGCAAATGGCCAATTTTAATAAGGCCACACACTAAACTCTCAATTGAGTAGGAGCACTGATTCGTACGTTACAGCCTAAATGGAAGCAAGCGAAAAACGATGTGGTGAAGTGAATTTTCTCATCTAGTTTTTCTGTTGTGGGCGTTTTGGTTTCacatttcagcaccacggacagcgacTGACTGATCCAAGTAAAACCTCCTCTATTGTCCAGCACTGAAAGTAACACATTTTGCAGGAGAGGAGGTGGTGTCGTTGTGGGGATTGTAGTTCCTTTTCCCCTCTGGTTTGAGGGCAGGCTATAAGAGGTAACATCCTTTACCAGGTACATATAAAGAAAATGCCCAAACATTGTCTCTCACATGGTGATTGTACTGAAAGTGACCAGAATAATATCCTATGAATCCGCATCGCTCCTTCCTCATAACTTCTGTCTGATTTTGTAGTTTTGATGTTTGGAGTGAGTTAAGTGATGTTCTTGGACGAATAAAGGCATCAGAGTTGGGCTGCATGCGTAAGGTGGgtcataaaatggaaaagtaATCCTATGCAGGCTTTACATCCTCACCATTAAAACCATCCAGCCAGCGTTTGCAGAGTAAACGCTTTAAGCGAGGGACCTGCAAGCGGGGACCTGTGCAAGATCGTAAATCAGGCCTGAAATGTAACCTGGCAGAGCAAAGGTTTCATCCATTGCCAGTATGATATTATGATATTGGAAAGCGTTCCCGGAGAGGCTGTGCGTCATGCCACTCACTATTAGGTGCTATTTTCGTCCTGCCCTGGAAGACATTCATCCACCATCTACCTACCCTGACAGGACCCAATAAACCCACCACTCCCATTCATCTCCACCCCTTCACCCACCTCCaccctttctccccctccctcgctctttccctctccctctgtctcgctcatgctctctctctctctctctctctctctctctctctctgacgaGCATTGgtgacttaaaaaaacaacataggagAATTGTGTTTGCTCGTCCAAGAGGAATATTTTCTCGTACCataacattttaacaaaacaaacaaaccccgtctttgacactttttttaaaGCTTCTTTTGAAGGCCCTGCTCCTGTGATCTATTTACACCTGTTTCTCCGAAGGAGAGGTAAGAGTATGTCAATTTCTGAGATTACCTTCTTTAACTAATATGTGTTGACTGAATGTAACTGCATTTGACCAAAGTGACAGATGTTGATTTAAAGAGAGATCAATAATGCAATACCGGCTTCTTGGAACCGTGCTATCAGCGAAACGAGGAGCTGAAACCCTCAGCTTTGGTTGTAGTGATACAGCACATCAGAGATTAAACccttattcatttgttttcgGTGTCTTTTGGTTTATGGTTCGCAGGTTTTTTGACGGTGCGTCATCTGGGAGAAGCATTAACGGACTTTTACGCATGACAGCAGTACAGGAAACAAAAGCATGCCGGTCCAGATTTTTCACATAATAGGCTACACTGTAGCCTATACACTTTTATAGAATTAAGTGAAAATTAGCAGACATTTAGTGTTTAAACTGGCACAGTAAGTGGAGTAAGCATGTCTGTAATTGAAGTGAGTCGCGCGTAAAAGACGTTCAACTGTCTTTTAAGCTGGACAACAAAGCCATCACTAATAATTTGTGAACTCCTCTGatcagttttgtatttttctgattCATATCATTTAATCTGATAACACATGATGGAGCACTGTtgttcctctccctctgttacATGCGTCAATTGGATACGGTAAGGTATGGCCCCTCTTATAGCTTTTACAGAACAAGTCCAAATAAGACCTTTGTTGTTGAAGTACTGAATGAAGAACAAAGAGAGAATTGCATAAAAAAATTGTGCAAATCAAAGAGGTTTCCAGTGCCAACTGGTCGTTGTGTAATTGTTGCTTTGAGTAAAATATATGGTCACCAGGGAGGTGTGTAGTTAAAACAGGCAGTTTTGGTTTTTTCTGGTTGCATCTTATTTTGGATGCTGGGACTTTATCGCTCTTTCATTAATAATTTGACATAAGTGAATTGAAGCTACTAACAGACATTtaattgacagaaaacacagttttttttcagcctataatgtgaaatatttttgtgtttgttttcttaaactgCAATTTGCAGGAAAATTGGAATTGCTAATGTGTTTTCTCCTATATTTACTCCACTTTTGTGGACTGAATTGCATCTGCTTGGGTTTGACAAGTCTTTGGGTTTAAGTGTTAATATAATTTTGGTGAACGGGGAATATTCAAATGCTCATCACTGGATATTTTAAATATGCGTGGATCGTTTTTTTCGTAGAAAATCTAACATTCAAGTGTATTACTTTGCATTCTCTGAATGGAAAGCACTGGGCATCTGTTGGTTACATGAAATGTAACTCTACACACCTTAAACTGAGGACATAGTAAATCGTCTAGCTTTTAAGAATTTGGTGgcgtcagtctgtctgtttcagAAGG
This genomic interval from Seriola aureovittata isolate HTS-2021-v1 ecotype China chromosome 11, ASM2101889v1, whole genome shotgun sequence contains the following:
- the LOC130177144 gene encoding claudin-14-like, whose product is MASMAVQLLGFFLGLLGLVGTVVSTLLPHWRSTAYVGSNIITATAYMKGLWMECVWHSTGIYQCELYRSLLALPRDLQAARALMVLSCITSVLASVVSAMGMKCTRFARGSLIKSPLAMSGGICFLCAGLLCLVTVSWTTNDVIMEFYDPFLPSGMKYEIGLAVYLGYASACLSLSGGLVLCWSSRGATSQSPPHTQRNQPSSPPPCFYNIYTPAPLYKPPEALKDNHAPSLCSLSSSGYRLNNYV